The genomic stretch GTGCTTTTGGCGAAACAGGCGGCATGACAGCCGCCTGCCCGTTTATCTGAAGCACCGCTTCGGGGAGCGTCATGCCCCGCACCTTGATGAGATAGTCCAGGGCGGAGTGCCCGCCGATGTTGCGCGACCACCAGCACCATTTCCCGTTGCTGATTTTCAGGCTGTCATGGGTGCGGGTGGTATAGACGTTGCCTGAAAAGCGCACCAGCTCCTGAGGCTCGTAATATTGCAGATAAGTTAGCAGATCCATTTGCTTTGCGCTCTCAATCTGCTCCAGTGTTACATAGGGCATGTTTTTTCACCTCATCTTTCATAGCCCACGGCTTTCTTTTCCGGCACATCTATATCCTCGTCCGGCTCGCCGTCGAACACCTCATTTTCATGTTTATCCATGTTGAGCAAAATGTTCAGCTCTGCCAGCCGCGCGGACTTTGCTTGCAGCTCCTGCTCCTTTTCAAAGGGGATGTCAATCTGTTCCCTTGCTGTTTCCATCTGCTGGTGGAGCGTTTTTAACTGTTCCCGGCAGTATTCCAGTTTTTTTGGTATTTCTGCAAGAGCATTATTGAGCCTTGTGATGTTGCCGTGGATGTCCGTGCCCAGTGTGACCGTA from Bacillota bacterium encodes the following:
- a CDS encoding helicase; the protein is TVTLGTDIHGNITRLNNALAEIPKKLEYCREQLKTLHQQMETAREQIDIPFEKEQELQAKSARLAELNILLNMDKHENEVFDGEPDEDIDVPEKKAVGYER